A stretch of the Vibrio gazogenes genome encodes the following:
- a CDS encoding NAD(P)-dependent alcohol dehydrogenase, which produces MKTVGYAAYNQGATLEPYAFERRELRENDVAIEILYCGVCHSDLHSVRNDWGGSTYPLVPGHEIIGRVTAVGSDVSRYKVGDTVGVGCMVDSCQHCDQCEAGEEQFCREGMTATYGGQDRHTHEPTQGGYSRHVVVREEFVLAIPQSLDLSRVAPLLCAGITTYSPLKAWDVKAGTRVAVLGLGGLGHMAVKLAVAMGAIVTVVGRTDSKVEDAKALGAQHYLISSDEAAMAQAQSSFDLIIDTIPVKHDVTGYIPLMDVNGTLVIVGQVGPLDEPSTLPMIFGRRRIAGSLIGGIQETQDMLDFCGEHNVLPECEMIRMDEINEAYERMERSDVRYRFVIDMATMPESA; this is translated from the coding sequence ATGAAAACAGTTGGCTACGCAGCATACAATCAAGGTGCAACTTTGGAACCGTATGCATTTGAACGCAGGGAACTGAGAGAGAATGATGTTGCAATCGAAATTCTTTACTGCGGTGTGTGCCATTCGGATCTGCACTCGGTTCGTAATGATTGGGGCGGCTCAACTTACCCGCTTGTGCCGGGACACGAAATTATCGGACGAGTGACTGCCGTCGGGTCAGATGTATCCCGTTATAAGGTTGGTGACACTGTCGGAGTTGGCTGCATGGTTGATTCATGTCAGCACTGTGATCAGTGTGAAGCAGGGGAAGAACAGTTTTGTCGTGAAGGGATGACCGCTACGTATGGTGGTCAGGATCGCCATACACATGAACCCACACAAGGTGGATACTCACGCCATGTGGTCGTTCGTGAGGAGTTTGTGCTAGCCATTCCGCAATCGTTGGATCTTTCTCGTGTTGCACCGCTGTTATGTGCCGGTATTACCACTTACTCACCACTCAAAGCTTGGGATGTCAAAGCCGGGACAAGAGTCGCTGTGCTGGGACTGGGTGGTCTTGGTCATATGGCTGTGAAACTTGCAGTGGCAATGGGCGCTATCGTGACAGTTGTTGGTCGGACTGATTCGAAGGTTGAAGATGCAAAAGCATTAGGTGCGCAGCATTATTTGATCTCTTCAGATGAAGCAGCGATGGCACAAGCGCAATCTAGCTTTGATTTGATCATTGATACCATTCCGGTCAAACATGATGTCACCGGTTATATCCCGTTAATGGATGTCAATGGCACACTGGTTATCGTTGGTCAGGTGGGGCCACTGGATGAACCATCAACATTACCGATGATTTTTGGCCGTCGTCGAATTGCAGGCTCTCTGATCGGGGGAATTCAGGAAACACAAGACATGCTAGATTTCTGTGGTGAACATAATGTGTTGCCTGAGTGTGAAATGATCCGGATGGATGAAATCAATGAAGCCTATGAACGTATGGAACGTTCTGATGTTCGCTATCGTTTCGTCATTGATATGGCAACGATGCCGGAAAGCGCATAA
- a CDS encoding expansin EXLX1 family cellulose-binding protein, which yields MKKISNLLFIISILFCGSSFAVFADSSVHTGEGTFYGYGGGGNCSFPMPDDTIYTAAMNATDYDGSAACGAVIEVTNMNTNQTVTVRIDDQCPECAKGDVDLDQDAFAEISPLVAGRIPISWKYVANEQAGNMKLYFKEGSSQWWTAIQVRDHKYPIVAMSYRVSGSGNDYTQLERKPYNYFVKNNGFGIGPYDFLITDFWGQTVEVKSVSLILNTEIDTAMQLPTHTGNNLSHR from the coding sequence ATGAAAAAAATATCTAACCTATTATTCATCATCAGTATTTTATTTTGCGGATCAAGTTTTGCAGTTTTTGCAGATAGTTCAGTCCACACCGGCGAAGGCACATTTTATGGCTATGGCGGTGGCGGCAACTGTAGTTTTCCAATGCCGGATGACACCATCTATACCGCAGCAATGAACGCAACGGACTATGATGGTTCAGCGGCTTGCGGTGCCGTGATTGAAGTGACCAATATGAACACCAACCAGACCGTCACCGTGCGTATCGACGACCAATGTCCGGAATGTGCCAAAGGGGATGTCGATCTGGATCAAGATGCTTTTGCTGAAATTTCACCGCTTGTAGCCGGTCGTATTCCAATTTCCTGGAAGTATGTTGCGAACGAACAAGCCGGAAATATGAAGTTATATTTTAAAGAAGGATCCAGCCAGTGGTGGACTGCCATTCAGGTCCGTGATCATAAATATCCGATCGTGGCCATGTCATACCGGGTCTCCGGTTCAGGCAATGACTACACTCAGCTAGAGCGTAAACCCTATAACTACTTTGTCAAAAACAATGGATTTGGTATCGGCCCTTATGATTTCCTAATCACTGACTTTTGGGGACAAACCGTCGAAGTCAAATCGGTCTCACTGATACTAAACACCGAAATCGATACAGCGATGCAATTACCTACACATACCGGTAACAACTTATCGCATCGGTAA
- a CDS encoding arginine N-succinyltransferase, giving the protein MIIFRPAQLSDIQQIERLAHESGPMVYTLPAQRSHLIKKVERSIDSFRQAVFSPGEESYFFVLEETLTGQILGTGAINALAGYQEPFYALRNDILIHSSRELKVHSRIHALTMTHDLSDHSQLCSFYVIPSLKNSLYPALITLGRLLFMSIHPERFTTDWLAVIPGVADEDGRAPFWEHVGRKFFRIDYNQVEYYNGTRDKTFIAELMPHHPLYVPLIHEEAQAVMGQVHPDAALQCGLLSDQGFEPDKYVEIFDAGPILTANRNTLDIWQHHKLCRVKVVEGLPQRRTYLIGVSHETDFRAVMGEGWLEGSTLLLEPQTLQMLAMRHPDGIETGNQIWCFPVSDTAETRL; this is encoded by the coding sequence ATGATTATTTTCCGTCCCGCTCAATTGAGTGATATCCAACAAATCGAACGTTTGGCCCATGAAAGCGGTCCGATGGTGTATACCTTACCTGCGCAGCGTTCTCATCTGATTAAGAAAGTCGAACGTTCAATCGATTCGTTTCGGCAAGCGGTTTTCTCTCCGGGTGAGGAGAGTTATTTTTTCGTGCTGGAAGAAACGCTGACCGGACAAATTCTCGGAACGGGTGCAATCAACGCACTGGCCGGATACCAGGAACCCTTTTACGCGCTACGTAACGATATCTTGATCCATTCCTCCCGGGAGTTGAAAGTTCATAGCCGTATTCATGCGCTGACCATGACCCATGATCTGAGTGACCACTCTCAGCTTTGCTCTTTCTATGTGATTCCGTCATTGAAAAATAGCCTCTATCCGGCGCTGATTACCTTAGGCAGATTGCTGTTTATGTCGATCCATCCGGAGCGCTTTACAACCGATTGGCTGGCCGTGATTCCGGGCGTGGCGGATGAAGATGGCCGCGCTCCGTTTTGGGAACATGTAGGCAGAAAATTTTTCCGGATCGATTACAACCAAGTGGAATACTACAACGGTACCCGGGATAAAACGTTTATTGCCGAACTGATGCCACATCATCCGCTGTATGTACCTCTGATTCATGAAGAAGCCCAAGCGGTGATGGGGCAGGTCCATCCCGATGCGGCACTACAATGTGGATTACTGAGTGATCAGGGCTTTGAGCCGGATAAATATGTTGAAATTTTCGATGCCGGTCCGATTCTGACGGCGAACCGAAATACGCTCGATATCTGGCAGCATCATAAATTGTGCCGCGTAAAAGTTGTCGAGGGGCTTCCCCAACGCAGAACATATTTGATAGGCGTCAGTCATGAGACAGATTTCCGTGCGGTGATGGGAGAAGGATGGCTGGAAGGGTCGACGTTGTTGCTTGAGCCACAAACGTTGCAGATGCTGGCAATGCGTCATCCAGACGGCATTGAGACGGGAAACCAGATCTGGTGTTTTCCTGTCAGTGACACAGCTGAAACTCGTCTATAG
- the astA gene encoding arginine N-succinyltransferase, with protein sequence MMVIRPVARSDRNAITALATKTGVGFTSLQNDESQLNDRIERMRRTWEQQVPREAQGYLFVLEDSDTGNVVGISGIEAAIGLNEPWYNYRVGTLVHASKALDVYTQMPTLFLSNDHTGYSELCTLFLDPEYRHGKNGHLLSKSRLLFIATFPDRFATKLIAEMRGVSDQQGHSPFWESLGRHFFAIDFAHADYLTGVGQKSFIAELMPKHPLYVDFLSDEARAVIAQVHPSTIPARKILESEGMRYEGYVDIFDAGPTLEAYIDDLRVVRKSQARIVKITQTEESGPIHCLIGNESFSDYRVITGTPQVTESHVLLTSMQAQALRVTDGDSVRLAPLFAQENFS encoded by the coding sequence ATGATGGTGATCCGTCCGGTTGCAAGGAGCGACCGCAATGCAATAACAGCACTGGCGACCAAAACGGGCGTCGGTTTCACTTCGTTGCAAAATGACGAAAGTCAGTTAAACGATCGGATTGAGCGGATGCGACGGACTTGGGAGCAACAAGTCCCACGCGAGGCGCAGGGATATCTGTTTGTATTAGAAGACAGCGATACCGGTAACGTGGTGGGCATCAGTGGGATCGAAGCGGCCATCGGGTTAAATGAACCTTGGTATAACTATCGCGTCGGGACGCTGGTTCATGCCTCTAAAGCTTTGGATGTTTATACGCAGATGCCGACGCTGTTTCTCAGTAATGACCATACCGGTTATAGCGAATTATGTACTTTATTTCTCGACCCGGAATATCGCCACGGTAAAAACGGCCATCTGTTGTCCAAAAGTCGGTTGTTATTTATTGCGACATTTCCAGACCGTTTCGCCACTAAATTAATTGCTGAAATGCGAGGGGTTTCCGATCAACAAGGACATTCACCGTTCTGGGAAAGTCTCGGGCGTCATTTCTTTGCCATTGATTTTGCGCATGCGGATTATCTCACGGGAGTCGGGCAGAAATCGTTTATTGCTGAACTGATGCCCAAACATCCGTTGTATGTTGATTTCCTCAGCGATGAAGCCAGAGCCGTAATTGCTCAGGTTCATCCCAGTACGATTCCGGCGCGGAAAATTCTTGAAAGTGAAGGGATGCGCTACGAAGGGTATGTCGATATTTTCGATGCCGGGCCGACACTTGAAGCCTACATTGATGATTTACGCGTGGTGCGTAAATCTCAGGCACGAATCGTGAAAATCACGCAAACAGAAGAATCCGGGCCGATTCACTGTTTGATCGGTAATGAAAGCTTTAGCGACTATCGGGTCATTACCGGCACGCCGCAAGTCACCGAATCTCACGTCTTATTGACCAGTATGCAGGCACAAGCGCTGCGCGTAACCGATGGTGACTCGGTGCGTCTGGCCCCACTTTTTGCACAGGAGAATTTCTCATGA
- the astD gene encoding succinylglutamate-semialdehyde dehydrogenase, whose translation MSQPSLYLNGVWSDGHGDVFDKRNPATNAVIWSANAAAPDDVEQAVAAARQAFPIWSQTPMAERLALLEQFVQRLSERKAELAEVIAQETGKVRWEALTEVQGMMNKIQVSIQAYQERTGEKVAEIAGGKAVLRHRPHGVLAVFGPYNFPGHLPNGHIVPALIAGNCVVFKPSELTPWTAQMTLEIWHSAGLPAGVINLVQGGKDIGIALSSHPQIDGLLFTGSANTGYHLHRQMGGQPEKILALEMGGNNPMVIESYDHLDAAINLVIQSAFISSGQRCTCARRLLVKQGTDGDRLIERLVAVTRQIRVDRWDAQPEPFMGAVVSNQAADALFETQQYLCDLGAKPLLAMTRPDPNTALVTPGILDVSDVRELPDEEYFGPLLSVMRYQTLAEAIDIANQTRFGLSAGIISTQRDDYEQFAATVRAGIVNWNRPLTGAAPTAPFGGIGVSGNHRPSAFYSADFCAWPMASVEAEQLTMPASVSPGLDFSATADDAK comes from the coding sequence ATGAGTCAGCCAAGCCTTTATCTCAATGGTGTCTGGAGCGACGGACACGGTGATGTGTTTGACAAACGTAATCCAGCGACGAACGCGGTGATCTGGTCAGCAAATGCTGCGGCACCGGACGATGTAGAACAGGCCGTTGCAGCCGCTCGTCAGGCATTTCCGATCTGGTCTCAGACGCCCATGGCAGAACGTCTCGCATTACTGGAACAGTTTGTCCAGCGTTTGAGTGAGCGCAAAGCGGAACTGGCTGAAGTGATTGCCCAAGAAACGGGAAAAGTGCGTTGGGAAGCATTGACCGAAGTACAGGGGATGATGAATAAAATTCAGGTGTCGATTCAGGCTTACCAAGAACGGACCGGAGAGAAAGTGGCTGAGATTGCGGGGGGAAAAGCAGTGCTTCGTCACCGTCCGCATGGCGTATTGGCTGTTTTCGGGCCGTATAATTTCCCCGGTCATCTACCGAACGGACATATCGTGCCAGCGTTGATTGCCGGGAACTGTGTGGTGTTTAAACCGAGTGAGCTGACGCCGTGGACGGCGCAAATGACATTGGAGATATGGCATAGTGCCGGTTTGCCTGCCGGAGTGATTAATCTCGTACAGGGCGGTAAAGACATCGGAATCGCGTTGTCTTCTCATCCGCAAATCGATGGGTTGCTGTTTACTGGTAGCGCGAATACCGGTTATCACCTCCATCGTCAAATGGGCGGACAGCCGGAAAAAATTCTGGCGCTTGAAATGGGGGGTAACAATCCGATGGTGATCGAGTCTTACGATCATTTGGATGCTGCGATCAATTTGGTGATTCAATCTGCTTTTATCTCTTCCGGGCAGCGCTGTACTTGTGCCCGACGGCTATTAGTCAAGCAAGGCACCGATGGCGATCGCCTGATCGAACGGCTGGTGGCGGTTACTCGCCAGATTCGTGTGGATCGCTGGGATGCTCAGCCAGAGCCATTCATGGGGGCGGTGGTGTCGAACCAAGCTGCGGATGCCTTGTTTGAAACACAGCAATATTTGTGTGATTTAGGCGCGAAACCCTTACTTGCCATGACTCGCCCCGATCCGAATACCGCTCTGGTCACGCCCGGGATTCTGGATGTATCTGATGTCCGTGAACTGCCGGATGAAGAATATTTTGGGCCATTGCTCAGTGTGATGCGTTATCAGACTCTGGCGGAGGCCATCGACATTGCTAATCAGACTCGTTTTGGATTGTCTGCCGGGATTATTTCGACCCAGCGCGATGATTATGAGCAGTTCGCTGCAACCGTGCGAGCCGGGATTGTTAACTGGAACCGCCCACTGACAGGGGCTGCGCCAACCGCACCATTCGGGGGGATTGGAGTCTCGGGTAACCATCGTCCGAGTGCATTCTACAGTGCAGATTTTTGTGCATGGCCAATGGCCTCAGTAGAAGCTGAACAGCTCACTATGCCGGCATCCGTATCTCCGGGGCTGGATTTTTCTGCCACAGCAGATGATGCAAAGTAA